DNA from Malus sylvestris chromosome 11, drMalSylv7.2, whole genome shotgun sequence:
AACTCAATACTTCTTCCACCAAACTCGAGACTTGATGCCGTGTTGTACATATGCATATACTTGGGTTGCAAGCAAGCCTTGCATATCCTAAtattttcttctcaaaaaaaccAAGAATGGAATCAAATGCACAAAATGACTGCATGCCTTCCTCAAACCAAATTTGCACATTGTGAATGTGGATTATCATATCTTCATTTGGGacgacccaaaaaaaaaaaaaaagacttatcATTCCACAATTCAGATGCTATACAAATTACAGAGAAGAAAATAATCAGAAAAGGACGAACCCAAACCAACAAGATATCTGTTTTGTGAGAATCGGAGTAACGTCTACACAACCTTATTTTTACTTTATAAAGAGACTGTTTCCACGACTCAAAATTACATGAAAATTGGTGAAACAAATAATGTGCTTATGAGCTTGATCATGCTTGGTGAATATTGTGGATAGCTGCAGTGATGCTCTTACAATCAAATTCCATAGTCTTCATCCAGTTCTCAAAATCTCCAATTTCCTACcacaccaaaaaccaaaaattaaaatttaaaataacccATGCTTATAAATTCAacagtaattaattaatttgcaggaaagttgaagaacaaaaattaaaaattgaacctTGATGGCAGTGTTCATAGAATGAGTGACAGAGAGCCAGTGATCGGTTTGTTTGCTGAATCGTGCAATGGTGGCAGCCAAAGCTCTAATTTCATGCTCGATTCGCTTCTCGTTCACGAACGCCTCTTGCACGCCGCCGTTCACCGCATCCACCATCAGCTCCGCCACACGCGCAGCCTTCTTGATCGCGTCCTTCTTCGCTTTCTCTGCCAAAAAAAATCACGATTAACCACTCAATTAATCCGTAACGAATCCAATTTCAATAATCCAGCTTCTTTTCTTCAAACCCTTAGATCGAATTCGAATTTAGATTTGGGGGAACTGAGTCAACTCACCGGTGACGTCGCGAAGTCTGAGGGAGGCGTGGTGCTGATCCTGGACGAGCTGTAGCAGAGCTTCTTCTACACCTCCCGGCTCTGGCTCCGACGAGAACGAGAAGGTGGACGACGATGCGACGGCGCCATGGGCCAGTGGAAGAGACGATTGTGAGTACATGCTGTAGTCG
Protein-coding regions in this window:
- the LOC126590717 gene encoding biogenesis of lysosome-related organelles complex 1 subunit 1-like — encoded protein: MYSQSSLPLAHGAVASSSTFSFSSEPEPGGVEEALLQLVQDQHHASLRLRDVTEKAKKDAIKKAARVAELMVDAVNGGVQEAFVNEKRIEHEIRALAATIARFSKQTDHWLSVTHSMNTAIKEIGDFENWMKTMEFDCKSITAAIHNIHQA